One Piscinibacter lacus genomic window, TGGCCATGCCCAGGCTCAAGGCTTGAGCCCGGCGTGCACCACCTTGTGCATGCGCCGCACGCCCCTCCAGGTGGCCAGCGCGATCAGGGGAACGCTCACCGCAATCGCCAGCTCCGGCTTGATCGGCAGGCCCAGCAGGCTCGCGCCCTTGGCCAGGTAGCCGATCAGGCCGCTGCCGTAGTAGCTGATCGCCACCACCGACAGGCCCTCGACCGCGCTCTGCATCATCAGTTGCAGCTTCTGGCGGCGGTTCATGTCGTCGAGCAGGGCCTGGCTGGCTTCCTGCGCCTCGATCTCCACCCGCGTGCGCAGCAGGTTGCTGGTGCGCGAGATGCGCTCGGACAGGGCCTGCTGCCGCCGGGCCGCCCAGGCGCAGGTCTGCATCGCCGGGGCGAGGCGGCGGTCCATGAACTCGCGCAGGGTCTGGAGGTTGGGCAGGCCGGATTCATGCAGCTCGTCGATGCGGCGCTGCATCAGCTCGAAATAGGCGGCGCTGGCCGAGAAGCGCGCATGGGTGGCGGCATACAGGCTCTCGACCCGGCCGGCGAGCTGGGTCAGCTCGCGCAGCAGCTCGGGCTCGCGCTCGCGGCGGGCGCTGCGGATCTCGCCGGCCACCCGGGCCAGGTCGCGCTCCGCATCGGCCAGGGTGGCGCCCACCTCGCGCGCGGCCGGCAGGCCCAGCAGGGCCATCATGCGGTAGGTCTCGATCTCGACGATGCGCTGCACCGTGCGGCCCAGGCGCCGCGGGTTCATGCTGCCGACCCGCAGGACGAAACGGGCCAGGCCGTCGGCATGCAGGCGGAAGTCGGTCATCAGCTCGCCCGAGCCCTCCATCACCGCCGAGCCGACGAGGCTGTCCTCGTCGAGTTCGCGGCGCACCAGGCGCGGCCCGCTCTCGTCCTGGGCCGTCAGCACCAGCAGGTGCAGGCCGACCAGCCACTGCCC contains:
- a CDS encoding DUF3422 family protein, yielding MPRSHPWRESLHNEVHARPPERLQAPMALSHLALLTPPGEVAEAAREHLRALLLARHLPLPAEGAGHLSVDLGGGLHLRWEQHTEFQTWTFRRPLDAGCDDFDDMPLTRLPQDWLSALPGQWLVGLHLLVLTAQDESGPRLVRRELDEDSLVGSAVMEGSGELMTDFRLHADGLARFVLRVGSMNPRRLGRTVQRIVEIETYRMMALLGLPAAREVGATLADAERDLARVAGEIRSARREREPELLRELTQLAGRVESLYAATHARFSASAAYFELMQRRIDELHESGLPNLQTLREFMDRRLAPAMQTCAWAARRQQALSERISRTSNLLRTRVEIEAQEASQALLDDMNRRQKLQLMMQSAVEGLSVVAISYYGSGLIGYLAKGASLLGLPIKPELAIAVSVPLIALATWRGVRRMHKVVHAGLKP